Genomic DNA from Nicotiana tabacum cultivar K326 chromosome 21, ASM71507v2, whole genome shotgun sequence:
TGCACTCATTGAGTCCAAACAACGCTCAATGAGTACCTTCTTATAGACGCAACGTCTATAAGAAGGTACTCAAAAACTTTCCGTTTTACTAGCCCAAATCAATGCACTTTTCTCTCTGTTTTTGCCTTCAATTTGCAACTTTGCTGATCATGTTATTTATAGCCCCATTGACATTTTGCAACTTGCATCTTTCAGGTCATAATTGGAATAGAACATATATGGCTTATCCTAGTATTGCTTCTCTTATGAGAACAATAAAATCACTCTTGACGTCCAATTCGCCTGTGCAATCTATTATTTGTAACCACAGAGAAGAAATCCTCGCTCTTCACGAAAAAGTTAGTTCCCTGGAagtatttctcaagaattttGAGAAAAGCAATGCATCCaggaaaatgacagatttggaAGCACAGATAAAAGAAGTTGTAAATGTCGTTGAACACACGATCCAACTGAGAATAACAGAAATGGTAGTGGCAAATGATGAAATACAGGAAGAAAAGGCACATAAGAGGTTTTGTTATAGCCTGCAACAAGTAGCACAGCACATTGATCGCGTCCTGAATGAGTCATCAAAAGATATGGTGGGTCGTGCTGATCAAAGGAAAAGGTTGCTCGACGATCTAACAAGAGGCTTCAACGATGAACCCAAAGTCATCCCAATTGTCGGGATGGGGGGCATTGGTAAAACTACTTTAGCGAAAGATGTTTTCGATGATGTAACCATTCGATCACATTTTGATGTCCGTGCATGGGCTACTATATCCAAAGAACATAATGTCAAAGATATCTTGGTAAGCCTTCTGCGTTCTACGAAAGAAAAGGATGGCATAATTCACATAGAAGATGAGACAGAGCTACCACTCATGCTACAAAAAAGTTTAAAGGGAAAGAGGTACTTAATTGTCTTGGATGACATATGGAAGAATGAAGCATGGGATGACGTAAGACTATGCTTTCCAAGTGAAAACAAAGGGAGTCGAATATTATTGACTACCCGTAACATTGAAGTAGCTTGCTCTGCTGGTACAGAAAATCTTTCTTTGCGGTTGGATTTCATGAATCCGGATGAGAGTTGGAACCTTTTTAAAAGTATTATACCTGCAAATGAAGCATTACCATCTGAGTTCGAGACTGTTGGAAAGCAAATTGTAGAGAAATGTCAAGGGTTACCACTAACAACTGTCGTAGTTGCTGGGCTTTTATCCAAATGTAAAAGGACAATAGAAGTTTGGAAAAATGTTGCTAAAGATGTCAAGTCATTTGTCAAAAATGATCGTGATAAACAATGTCAACATGTGCTTGGGTTGAGTTACAATCACTTGACTAGTGACCTAAAACCATGTCTCCtgtattttggaatttttccAGAAGACAGTGAGATTTCCGTGAAGAGATTGGTGAGGTTATGGACAGCTGAGGGGTTTTTGAAGTCGGAGGAAGAGGCTGAGAAGTGTTTACAAGAGCTTATTGACAGATGTCTAGTTCTCGTCAGCAGGAAAAGTCGGTATGAAACAAAAATTAGATCATGTAAAGTTCATGATTTGATATATGAGTTGTGCTTGAGAGAAGCTGAAAAAAGAACATTTTTTGTCATTAATGACATTGTATTCAATGATGAGCCAAATCATGTTCCTTATCATCATCTTAATAGGCATAAAATGCGGCGCTTTATGGGATGGACTGATGATATTTTGCGCCGTGGTTCTTACAGGGCTCTTCTTACCCCTAGACATAGGAGGAAGACAGATGATGACGACAACAATTCCTTAAAAAGGACTCGTTCAATTTTCTCTTTTTGTCGAGATTCTTCAACTTTTACTCTTAAATCAGAACTTACTCATTTCAATTTAATTAGAATCCTGGACTTGAGTTGCATAAAGATTAATATTTTCCCTCCACAGATACTATGCCTCATTTGGTTGAGGTACCTAGTGTTGCATAGCCGCAGGGGTGTTTTTAACATACCTCCAGAAATTTCCAGGTTATGGAATCTGCAAACATTCATTGTTGGTGGATATCATTTGACATCTACAATTTTGCCAGAACAAATCTGGGGATTAATGCAATTAAGGCATCTCGAACTGAGTTCATTTCATTTGCCAAATCCTCCAATTGTATCTGTTGAAGAAGAGAAGTGCTTAGATTTCTCAAATCTACACACTATTTCTGGCTTGTCTCTGAGTTGTTGCACAAAGGAGGTTATTTCAGGGATTCGGAATGTTAGAAAGTTAAGAATCAATAGAGGAGATGAGTATGAAAGTTTTCAAGCATGTAGACTTTTCGACAACTTTGTCCATCTACATCAACTTGAAACATTGAGTCTTGAACTTGAGTTTCGAGGGGTGTTAGATGAGATTTCACCAGCGACCATTCCAAGTATAAAATCTTTTCCACCAATGCTTAAGAAGTTAAAGTTGTATGGAACTGATCTGAGGTGGGAGGACTTGAATATCATAGGCGAGCTTCCTAATCTTGAGATACTGAAGCTCAAAAGGTATGCTTGTCGTGGCGAAGAATGGCATCCAACTGAAAAGGGATTTACTCAGTTGAAGCTTTTGCTAATTGAGTATAACGATCTCAAGTACTGGAATTCCCCAAATGACAATTTTCCTGTCCTTGAGCGCCTCGTGATTAGAGATTGCTCTGAGTTGGAAGATATACCCATAGATTTTGCATATATTGACTCACTGCAACAAATTGAGTTAACTGACTGTACACCCGAACTCGAGGCTTCTGCTGCACGAATTCAACACGAACAAGAAGAGAACCTCGGAAAGAAGCCAGTGGATGTGCTTATCAGTTCAGGTGAGTATAACATCATATTCCAGAATGAACTTGGCGTAATTGCTTTAGCTTTCCTATTCTTGATTAATACACATTACATTTGGATGATAGAATGCTTCATTTTGAGTGTTTAAACAGATCAACATCTTAAGTCGTAGGTGTAACAaatataagtattttcttttgTAATGACCAAATAATTAATTGCAATTAGCCAAATTAATGTGCTAACAATGATAATAAAATTAGTAGAATAATTCAAATGGTCATGATTCATGAATCTCCTTATTTTGAGTAGTTATAGGTGATGTTCTTTCCTACAATGGATATAGGTGTATATTCCAGAGTGAAATTTCTATTAATTGCTTTTGAAACTTAAAGTGTATGCATCTTTTATAAtgatcaaataattatttttattcaataaatTACTTTGATAAATGAAATGCAAACTAAATTACAGGTCAAAATGGCGTTAGATGCTGTAGATGAGTATTTGCCTTTGATGATTTGGGGCTTTCCGTGCATAAGGATTTGTAATGTGCAAATTATAGTTATGGATGTATAAAGAAAGGAGCCCTAGAAATTTTATTTCTGTGACTTTATTCAGCTTCTCTCAACTATTCAGGAGCACATTCAGCAGCAAAAGCGGAGGAGGAAGAGGACggggaagaggaagaggaagacgaGCTTTGACTACAGAACCATGCCTGTCTGTTGGAGCGAATTGGATGATCGGGCCGAGAGCTGCCCCCTCTTCCTCTCACTCTCCGTTCCCTAATATGAACCTTGAGtcatcaaagaagaagaagaagtagaggtaaaagaaatattttctttGACAATAATCAAGTTGTAACTTAGCTTCTAACTTATACCTGACTCTTTAAGCTTGTTGCTGGTTTTGTGTTTTTTCTTGAATATAGAAATAACAAGCGTCGGATTCTACTCGATAACTATGGTGTTTGAGTGGAAGGATTGAAGTCCAGGGATTTAATTCATCTTGGTGAAAACTGTTAAGACTTTTGGTTATCTTATTCCATTGTTGGAATTTATCATTATGTTACTGAGTTTCAGCAATCTATTGCTCCAAAGTGATTGTGAATTCAGTACACATGTTTAATAACTCATATTTGAGTTTGAAGAATTTTTAGGCGAGTCAGGTCCGGTCGCCCGGACCCATGCAGAtagcgtgggttatagcacacgaaaatctaggaatcaggcggaattcttgttttatgatcctaaaatgtcaaaaacgaggaacagtcatggtgagacaatgactattgtttcttaggtcgtttttTTATGtcccggcaaaattttaggcgagtCGGGTCCGGTCGCCCGGATCCATGCAGATAGCCCACGCAAATATTGAAATCTAgtggaattttagttttatggacctaaaatgccaaaaacgaataACGGTAATGGCGATGCGAGACTATTGAAATCTCATGTGGACAACAATGGGCTAGTTGAAAAGCTTGGGACGCACTTGCCCTCAATGATTAATAAAGGATATAAACTAAAGAATAAAAGCAATATAACAGAATAAACTACAGCACAAGGTAGTGAAAGTGACTTCTGATACAGCACCAACACCAatactgaaactgaaacttaTCGAGACACTATGCACATTGGAAAGAATTCAAACACTTTGATAATCTTGTCCATTTATATCAGCTTGAAACATTGAGTGCTATTAAAGTTTATAATCCTGTCATTTTTTTCGCCTCTGTGTATAATGTATTCCAAGTGCAAAAGCTTTTCCTGATCGAAAACTTAAAATTTGGTCAGGACTGGGCTATAGTGTGAGGGacctgaagctgaagctgaattTATGTGCTTGTCATGGCAGAGAATGACATCCAACTGAAGGAGTAACAGGTATTAGAAGGAGGGGCCTtggtgtaactggtaaagttgttgctatgtgaccagaaggtcacgagttcgagccgtggaaacaacctcttgcagaaatgcaaggtgaacctgcgtacaatagactgttgtggtccgacccttccccggaccccgcgcatggTGGGAGCTTAGTACACTGGACTACCCTTCAGGGGCGAAGCCACATGGTTACAAtggtggtcaactgaccacccttcgtcgaaaaattacactgtgtatataggtaaaatattacgttttagaggtatataacacatattgaacaccctCGGTCGGGAAttgtttttcacttctttcaaatttgaataccCTTGGGAAAATTCCTAGTTTCGCCACTGCTGCCCTTTAATATCAGGTATTAATTAGAAAGCCACAAATGAGAGATTGCCTTGATTGGAAGAGATCcctattgagtttgcatatattGACTTGTTACAGCTAATTGAGCTAAAGAACTGTAAGCCTAATCCAGGTGAGTTCAATATTATATATCAGATTTTGAATGAACTTCAAAAATTTGCTTTTGAAACTTAATGAAATTGCCTTCGATTGGTGAGAAAATGTGATTTTTACACTAAAGACCTTGTATTATAATCAAGTAATCTATTATATTCATTGTAGATGCTTTAATATAGCGATCCAAGATTTAGAGTCTGTGTATTCTGACTAGTCGTGATATTCacacattttaaaaaataattcatataCACATACACACGCTCGCACATGTGGCTCGAGTTGAAATCTATGAATTTAGTTGAATACGCTCTAAATCTGCCTCTGGATACTTGTGACTAGTCAAACTACTAAGTACCGTTTAtgtttctttgaatttttttcgGTCATTTCTTTTCTATATAATTACTCACCTTTTGAAAACAATGCAatgatgcaaaaaaaaaaagaaaaaaaaagagaggggaGAGTTTGCATAATTTTCGGTGGTAAAAACTGAGGCAAAGCCTCTGATTTTATAGCGAACGAGTTGGAGTTCAATAGGTATAAAGATGCCTG
This window encodes:
- the LOC107818760 gene encoding putative late blight resistance protein homolog R1A-3 isoform X2, with translation MWNLIGTLIDYTIAAHFRVRACYLSALLFPYLPLKGHNWNRTYMAYPSIASLMRTIKSLLTSNSPVQSIICNHREEILALHEKVSSLEVFLKNFEKSNASRKMTDLEAQIKEVVNVVEHTIQLRITEMVVANDEIQEEKAHKRFCYSLQQVAQHIDRVLNESSKDMVGRADQRKRLLDDLTRGFNDEPKVIPIVGMGGIGKTTLAKDVFDDVTIRSHFDVRAWATISKEHNVKDILVSLLRSTKEKDGIIHIEDETELPLMLQKSLKGKRYLIVLDDIWKNEAWDDVRLCFPSENKGSRILLTTRNIEVACSAGTENLSLRLDFMNPDESWNLFKSIIPANEALPSEFETVGKQIVEKCQGLPLTTVVVAGLLSKCKRTIEVWKNVAKDVKSFVKNDRDKQCQHVLGLSYNHLTSDLKPCLLYFGIFPEDSEISVKRLVRLWTAEGFLKSEEEAEKCLQELIDRCLVLVSRKSRYETKIRSCKVHDLIYELCLREAEKRTFFVINDIVFNDEPNHVPYHHLNRHKMRRFMGWTDDILRRGSYRALLTPRHRRKTDDDDNNSLKRTRSIFSFCRDSSTFTLKSELTHFNLIRILDLSCIKINIFPPQILCLIWLRYLVLHSRRGVFNIPPEISRLWNLQTFIVGGYHLTSTILPEQIWGLMQLRHLELSSFHLPNPPIVSVEEEKCLDFSNLHTISGLSLSCCTKEVISGIRNVRKLRINRGDEYESFQACRLFDNFVHLHQLETLSLELEFRGVLDEISPATIPSIKSFPPMLKKLKLYGTDLRWEDLNIIGELPNLEILKLKRYACRGEEWHPTEKGFTQLKLLLIEYNDLKYWNSPNDNFPVLERLVIRDCSELEDIPIDFAYIDSLQQIELTDCTPELEASAARIQHEQEENLGKKPVDVLISSGQNGVRCCR
- the LOC107818760 gene encoding putative late blight resistance protein homolog R1A-3 isoform X1, with the protein product MWNLIGTLIDYTIAAHFRVRACYLSALLFPYLPLKGHNWNRTYMAYPSIASLMRTIKSLLTSNSPVQSIICNHREEILALHEKVSSLEVFLKNFEKSNASRKMTDLEAQIKEVVNVVEHTIQLRITEMVVANDEIQEEKAHKRFCYSLQQVAQHIDRVLNESSKDMVGRADQRKRLLDDLTRGFNDEPKVIPIVGMGGIGKTTLAKDVFDDVTIRSHFDVRAWATISKEHNVKDILVSLLRSTKEKDGIIHIEDETELPLMLQKSLKGKRYLIVLDDIWKNEAWDDVRLCFPSENKGSRILLTTRNIEVACSAGTENLSLRLDFMNPDESWNLFKSIIPANEALPSEFETVGKQIVEKCQGLPLTTVVVAGLLSKCKRTIEVWKNVAKDVKSFVKNDRDKQCQHVLGLSYNHLTSDLKPCLLYFGIFPEDSEISVKRLVRLWTAEGFLKSEEEAEKCLQELIDRCLVLVSRKSRYETKIRSCKVHDLIYELCLREAEKRTFFVINDIVFNDEPNHVPYHHLNRHKMRRFMGWTDDILRRGSYRALLTPRHRRKTDDDDNNSLKRTRSIFSFCRDSSTFTLKSELTHFNLIRILDLSCIKINIFPPQILCLIWLRYLVLHSRRGVFNIPPEISRLWNLQTFIVGGYHLTSTILPEQIWGLMQLRHLELSSFHLPNPPIVSVEEEKCLDFSNLHTISGLSLSCCTKEVISGIRNVRKLRINRGDEYESFQACRLFDNFVHLHQLETLSLELEFRGVLDEISPATIPSIKSFPPMLKKLKLYGTDLRWEDLNIIGELPNLEILKLKRYACRGEEWHPTEKGFTQLKLLLIEYNDLKYWNSPNDNFPVLERLVIRDCSELEDIPIDFAYIDSLQQIELTDCTPELEASAARIQHEQEENLGKKPVDVLISSGAHSAAKAEEEEDGEEEEEDEL